CGTCCACGACGGGCGGCCGTTCGACGTGTCGTTCCGGATCCGGACGGGCGGCGGCATCCGGCATCTGCGGCTGGCGGCCGAGGCGGTGGCCGACCGGCACGGCACGCCCGTCGAGGTGCACGGCTTCGTGCAGGACATGACCGCCCGGCGGCGCGCGGAGCTGGCCCTGGTCGAGAGCGAGCGGGCGATCCTGACGCAGCACGACGTGCTCAAGGCCGAGCGGACCCTGGCCTCCCGGCTCCAGCACGCGCTGCTGCCCATGGCCAACCGGCCGGTGCACCTCGCGGGGCTGCGCGTCGAGGTCGCCTATCTGCCGGCCCAGTCGGGCGTGCACGTCGGCGGCGACTGGTTCAGTGCCATCGAACTCCCTGACGGGGAAGCGCTGCTGGTCGTCGGCGACGTCGCCGGGCACGGAGTCGACGCGGTGGCCACGATGGCCCAGCTCCGGTTCACCGCGAAGGGCATGGTGATCACGGGCTCGTCGCTGACCGGGGCGCTCGCCCGGCTGAACACGCTGCTGCTGCACTCACGCGACTCCCACGCGACCGCCACCATGGTGCTGGCCCGCTACGACCCCCGCCGCGGGCGCCTGGTCTGGGCCCAGGCGGGGCATCCCCCGCCGCTGCTGCTGCGCGGCGGCGAAGCACGGTACCTGACCCGCCCCGCAGGCATGCTGCTCGGGGCGTCCACCACGCCGGTCTACCAGGAGGGGGAGTGCCGTCTGGACCCGGGCGACCGGCTCATCCTGTACACCGACGGCCTGGTGGAGCACCCCCCGGACAGCATCGACCGGGGTCTGGAGCAGTTCGCCGAGGCGGTGGCGGCCCCGCACGGTGACGGGCCCGGGTCGCTGGGGCCGTTGCTCGCGCGGATGCTGCCCGACGTGCGGCGGGACGACGTGTGCGTGGTCGACGTCAGGGTTCCCGGGGTGCGGGACCGGTAAGGAGTGGCGGCTCACGAGTCACCGCGATGGCGCCAGTACCACCACAGGCCCACGAGCGAGGCCAGCAGGAACAGGGCGGGCAGCACCAGGCCGGGGATGCGGGAGCCGTTCATGGGCGTGGCCTTCGGTTCGTGGCGGTCCGGGCGTCTCGTGCGTCGCCCCCGGCCCAGCATGACGCCGATCGGCCCCGCCGTTCCCCTTCTTTCCGCAGCCCTTGCCCGGCGTTCGACAAGGAGAGCCGGACGTCAGTCGACCGGGTGACCCGGGTGGATGGTGACGGCTTCGGACAGGCGCAGCAGCGGCTCGCCGTGCGCCCCTTGCCCGCCCCACTCCACCGGGTCGAGGACGAAACCGATGTGGTCGCCGCCGCCCACGCGCGTCACGATCCGGCCGACGAACCAGGCCGGCACGTCCTCCAGGACGAGGGCCCCGCCGTACGCCTCCCGGGGCCGGATGTCCTGGAACTTGTCGGTCCGGTCGCCGGTCCGCCCGCCGAACAGCTCGGCGAGGGCGCGCTGTTCACGGCCGAGCAGGTGCACAGCGAGGACGTCCGCGTTCCGCGCCACCCGGAAGGTGTGGTTGAGCTCGGACAGCCACACCACGAACCGGACGGGCCGCAGCGAGCACTGCGAGGCGAACCCGACGAGACAGCCCGCCCGTTCACCGCCCGCGGCGGCCGTGACCACATACATCTCCGGGTTCAGCCGGTCGACGAACTCGTCCATGCCGGCCATGGTCACACATCAGCTCGCGCCGGCCGCCGTACGGGACTCCAGGGCGGCCCGGGTGTTGTTGCCGTAGACGCCGGTCTCGTCGCCGCGGATGCCGTACCAGAGCTGGAAGCGGGCGACCGCTGCCGTGAGGGTGGGGTCGTAGCTGCCGCTGGTGGAGCCGTCCCGGTAGACGTCCGGGATGTCCAGGAGACGTTGCTGGAGCTCGGTCACCTCGGGGCCGGTGGCCCCCTCGCGCAGCGTGCCGGCGCCGTCGGGGTCCACAGGTGCGGGGGCGGCGGGGGTGGGCGGGGTGGGTGTGGGGTCGGGGGTGGAGGGGGCGGCCCGGGGCGGGCGGGGCTGGGGCGCGGCACTGTCGTGCTTGTGCTCGCCGCGCAGCAGGAGCGCCCCGCCGAAGCCGATCACCGCGGCGGCGAGGACGGCCACCGCGACGGCGGCGCGGCGCAGCCCGGCCCCGGGGGGTACGGCGCGGGTGGGCCGACGGCTCTCGCGGGCGACGGGCGGGAGCTCCTGCGTCAGAGCCTCGGAGCCGGCCGGCGGCTCCGGCAGCTCGACGGACTCGTATCCCCCGGGGTCGGAGTCATGTCCGCCGGATTCACGGCCGGTCTCCTGCCTGCCGGGGTCGCGGCCGGTCTCCTGCTGGAACTCCCGCATCAGTTCCGCGAGCGCGTCGGTGCGGCGGGGCCGCAGGACGCGGATGGGTTCGAGGGCCGGGCCGTCGTGCGGCGGCCGGGGCTCGGACGGTGTCGACACGCTGCTCTCCTTCGTCCGGGCCCGGGGGCGCCCGGCCTTCGAGGATCGTCCTGCCGCTAGATACGCGCCCGGCGCGCCCGGGGTTCAGCGCCCGGTCGGCCGGGCGGGCAGAGCACTCAGTACCTCCTGACGAGTGCACTGAGTGCCACGAGTGATCCCGCGGGGTGCTACGTTCGCGCTCATGAGCTCCGAGAAAGCCGAGGCCGGCACCGGGAAACCACCCATCCGGGACGCCCTGGTGGCGGCGGCCTACGAGCTGTTCCCGGAGCGGGGGTACGAGCAGACCACCGTCGACGACATCGTGGCGCTCGCCGGTGTCGGGCGGCGCTCGTTCTTCCGCTACTTCCCCTCCAAGGAGGACGTGGTCTTCCCGGACCACGAGCGGTGCCTCGCCGACATGACGGCCTTCCTGGCGGACGGCTCCGACGACGACGAACCCGTGCGGCGGGTCTGCGACGCGGCCCGGCTCGTGCTGCGCATGTACGCCGAGAACCCGGCGTTCTCGGTGCAGCGCTACCGCCTCACCAAGCAGGTGCCGGGGCTGCGGGCCTATGAGCTGTCGGTGGTGTGGCGCTACGAGCGGGCCCTCGCCGAGTATCTGCGCCGGCGGTTCGCCGCCCGCCGGGACGGCACGCTGCAGGCCGACGTGATCGCGGCGGCGGTGGTCGCGGCGCACAACAACGCGCTGCGGTCCTGGCTGCGTTCGGACGGCCAGGGCGACGCGGGCGCGACGGTGGGCCACGCTCTGGACTACGTGCAGTCGGCGTTCGGCGGTGTGCCGCTGCCGCCCGCGGTGGAGCAGCCGGAGGACGTGGTGGTCGTCGTGTCGCGGCGCGGGGCACCGCTGTGGCGGGTCGTGCAGGAGATCGAGACGACGCTGGGGCGGGGCTGAGGGCTCCGCATATTGAGGGTACGGAGTGCCTTTACGAGTGGCACTGAGTGCCATACTCTGTGCTGCGTGCACGGTGGCACGGCGAACCGCGCACACGTGTGCGCGGGTGATCGCGTGCGCGGATTCCGGCCGAGTGCAGGGAGTTGACCAGCGTGTACCACTCAGGAAGCGTCACTCAGCAGGCCGCCGGCTCCGCGACGGGTCTGCTCGACCCGAGGGGCCAGAACTCGGAGGCCATCCTCTTCCAGCGCTGCACGTGGTGCGGCACCGCCATGTACCACCGGTTGCTGTGTCCGGTCTGCCGGGGCAGCGAGCTGCGCACGGAGCGCGCCGAGGGCACGGGCACGGTGCGCCACTCCACCGTCGTGCACCGCAACACCCCCGCGGCGCGCAACGTGTCGCAGATAGAGATGGCCGAGGGCTTCGTGGTGCGCGGCCGGGTGATGGGCCCGCCGATCGGCATCCACAGCGGGGACCGGGTACGGCTGTCCACGGCCAAGGACCCGGTACGGGGCGAGCCGGTCTTCCAGCTGCTGGACGAGCCGTACCGGGCCTGGAGCTGACGCACCCTCAGCCGGCGAGCAGCTCGTCGGTGCGCACGGGCCGTCCGATCTCGAAGCTCCGGTTCGCCGCCAGTCCGACCGCGAGGGCGAGCGCCCCGTCGCGTTCGGTGGCCGTGAAGCGGGTCGCGGCGCCGGTGTCCGCCGGGGCGGTGGGGCCGACGGGTCCGAAGAGCGCGTCGAGCATGCGCGGATCGCCGCCGCCGTGGGCCTCGCGGGCGACCGCGAGCGGCACCTCCACCGGGGGCCGCCACAGCGGGCGCAGGGTGAGACGGGCGCCGCCCGCGTGCTCGGCCGCAGTGTCGCCGTGCACCGCGCCCACCGACGAGGTGATCCGGCTCAGCGGCGGCTGCCAGCGGCTCTCCTCCACCTCCAGCTCCAGCCGGCCCGCGCTGCCGTTGAACATCACCCGGTAGCCCTCCCAGGGGGAGTAGGCGGTCAGGTGGTACGTCATCGTCGCGCCGCGCGCGTAGCGCACCAGGACGGACATGTCGTCCTCGATGGTGACCGGCCCGTCGAAGACATTGCGGTCGCGCAGGTAGCCGTCGTCGCGTTCGGCATCCAGGTAGAGGGCGCGCAGGGTGTCGTCGGCCGCGAGGTCCAGCGCGAAGGGGTCGTCGGCGGCCGGCTCGGCGCCGTGGGCGCGGTCGTAGTCCCGGCGCAGTCCGTGCCGCTCCCCCGCCTCCCGGCCGTAGAAGCCGAGCCGCCCGTAGCCGAAGGCCTCCCGGGGCTCGTCGGCGAGCCACCAGTTCACCAGGTCGAAGTGGTGCGAGGACTTGTGCACCATCAGGCCGCCGCTGTGCCGTTTCTCGCGGTGCCAGCGGCGGAAGTAGTCGGCGCCGTGCCGTACGTCGAGCAGCCACTCGAAGTGGACCGACAGCACCTCGCCGATCGCGCCGTCGGCGAGCAGGGCGCGGACCTTCTCGTGCACGGGGTTGAAGCGGTAGTTGAAGGCGACGGTCAGGGAGTTGCCGGTCGCGCGGACGGTGTCGAGGATGCGGGCGCAGCGCCCGGCGTCGACGGTCATCGGCTTCTCGGTGACGACCCGGCAGCCCGCCTTCAGCGCGGGGACGATGTAGCGGTCGTGCTCGGCGTCGACGGTGGTCACGACGACCAAGTCGATGCCCTCCTCGGCGAGCAGGTCGGTGAAGCGGTCGGGCCCCCAGGGCGCGGCGGCCGGTGCGCCGGCGTCGGCCAGCAGCCGGTTGTGGAAGGCCATCCGGGTCGGACTGGGGTCGCACAGCGCGGCCACGACATGACCGGGGCGTTCGGCGAGGCCGCGGGTGAACAGCTGGGCCCGGTGGCCGGTGCCGACGACGGCTGCGCGCAGGACGGGAGTTCGGCTCATGGCAGATGCCCTTTCCCGTGGCCGGGGTCCCCACTCCCCCACGACCGAAAGCGCTTGCCGGATCTCCCGCTCTCAGAGGGTGATGCGGATACCCACCGTGCCGTCCACGCCCCGGCGCAGCCGGCTGCCGAGCAGGGTCAGCCGGCCCGTCAGGCCGTACTTGCGGCCGATCAGCTGCCGGTAGCGGCCGGTGGTGGCCGCGTCGCAGATCTCCGCCGCCGCGGGCACCTGGTCGCCGGTGGGGTTGCCGCGCAGGTCGCAGGGTCCGACCAGCACGTCGGCGCGGTTGCGGATCCGCTTCACCTTCCAGGAGTCGGCGGCCGTCCACACGCCGAGCGCGTCCCCGTCGCGTACCACCCAGACCGGGGTGGCGACCGGCGTGCCGTTCTTGCGGTAGCTGGTGACCAGCAGGTATTTGCCCGCGCCGAGTTCGTCCAGCGTCCTGTCGTCCATGACGGGAAGTCTACGAGCGTGCCTCAGGGTTCAGCGCAGCGCCGCCGCCATTCTCCGTACGCCCTCCGTGAGCACCTCCCGCGAGGTTCCCAGGTTGAGGCGGACGTGGCCGGTTCCACCGGTGCCGAACGGCAGGCCGGAGCTGAGGGCGACCCGGCCGCGTTCCAGGAAGACCTCGGCCGGGTCGTCACCGAGACCGAGGGCACGGCAGTCGAGCCAGGCCAGGTAGGTGGCGTCGCCCGGGCGGTAGCGGATCGCGGGCAGGTGCTCGGCCAGCAGGTCCGCGAGCAGCCGCCGGTTGCCGTCGAGGCCGGTCAGGAGGGCGTCGAGCCAGGCGACGCCGTCGCGCAGGGCGGCGGTGTGGGCGATGACGGCGACATGGCTCGGGCCGTGCCCGACCTCCTCGGGCATCCGCTCCAGGTCGGCGGCGGCCTCGGGCCCTGCGACCGCGAGGGCGGCCTTGAGCCCGGGCAGGTTCCAGCCCTTCGAGGCCGACATCAGCGACAGGCCGCGCTCGGCACCCGGCACGCTCAGATACGGCACGAAACCGGCGTCGCCGAGCACCAGCGGGGCGTGGATCTCGTCGGCGACGACGCGCACGCCGTACCGGTCGGCGAGCCCGGCGACGGCGGACAGCTCCTCGGCGGTGTGCACGGTCCCGGTCGGGTTGTGGGGGCTGCACAAAAGGTGGGCGGCCCGCCGCCCGCCCGCCACGGCCTGCCGGAAGGTCTCCTCCAGTACGGCGAGGTCGAGGCGCCCGTCCGGCCCGAGCGGAGCCTCGGCGACCCGTCGGTCCATGTGCTCGAGGAACATGTAGAACGGCGGGTACACGGGCGGGTTCACGACCACCGTGTCGCCGGGGCCCGTGACCAGTTTGATCATCTCGACGACGCCCAGCATCACGTCGGGCACGATCGCGGTGCGCTCCACCGCGAGCCCGCTCCATCCCCACCGCTTCCCGGCGAAGGCGGCCAGGGCGTCCGCGTAGGCGGTGCCGGCCGGGTAGCCGGTGTCGCCGAGGTGGAGTGCGTCGGTGACGGCGTGCACGACGGAATCGGCGAGCGGCACATCCATCTCCGCCACCCACAGCGGCAGCACGTCCTGCGGGTAAGTGCGCCACTTCATGCTGGAGCGCTGCCGGAGCCGGTCGAGGGTGAGGGCTTGCAGGGGATTCGGTTCACCGGACGTCTCGTGCGGGATCCTGGTCATGGGCACACGATAGGGGGCTGTGCGGTGAGCGGGAATCTCGTGGACGGGGAGCGGGGCGGGGCGGCGGGCGCGTCCCTGGAGATCGCCTGCGACGAGTCGGGGTCGGACGGCGAGAACCTCACCGGCGGGAACACGGACGTGTTCGCGCACGCCGGGGTGTCGCTGTCCGAGGCGTCGGCCGCGGCGACGGTCCGGGAGATCCGGGACCGGATCCGGTCGCCCGCCGAGGAGTACAAGGCGAACCACCTGCTGCGGGAGAAGCACCGCGCGGTGCTGGAGTGGCTGCTGGCGCCGCGGGGGCCGATCCACGGGCGGGCCCGGGTGCACCTCATGGAGAAGCGGTTCTTCGTGGTGGACCGGACCCTCGCCCTGCTGCTGGACGACACGGCCGGGGCGGCCGTGCTGTTCCGCGCGGGGCGTGCGGCCTTCGGGGACGACGGCTGGCGGGCGTTCCTGGAGGCGGCCAACCAGCTGCTGCGGGTCCGCCACGACGGTGACCCGGTGGACGCCTTCTACGCCACGGTCGACGCCCTGCGCCGGACGCTCCCGCGGACGGACGCGGGCCAGATCCTGGAGCGGCTCGCCGGGACCCGGCCCCGCGCGGTGTCCTACCGGGACGGGTTCCTGGCCGGGCCACCGCTGATCCCGTTGCTCAACCCGCTGCTCCCGGCGATCGTGCGGACGGCGGCGCTCTGGAGCCGCGACGGGCGGCCGGTCCGCCTCGTGCACGACCGGCAGAACATGCTGACGCCGGACCGCATCGCCTGGATCGAGGGGACCGCCCGGCGGGCCGGGATCGGCCTGGTGGGGGTGCGGCTCGTCGTCGCGCGGGACGACGCGCGGGTTCAGGTGGCGGACTTCCTCGCCGGGATCGCCCGCAAGATCGCCTCCGACGAGCTGAACGGCCGCGGTGACCCGGCGCTCACCGCCCTGTTGCGGCCCTACGTCGATCCGGACTCGGTGTGGGGCGACGCGCGCAGCGGGGCCCTGCTCGCGGCCCCGGTCGCCGGCTGACGCCGAAGAGATCACCGGCACGCTGAACGCGGCACGGCCGGGCCCCGTATGCATGTAGGGCACTCAACTCAAGGAGCGCCCCGCGGTGTTCGCACCGTGATGTTCTGGTTCGGGAGCCATGCATGAGGCACGCACGACGACGGGTCGTCCGGCGAGTGACACGGCTGGCGGCCGTCGGCGGACTCCTCCTCGGAGGAGCGATGGTCACCAACGCCGTGGCGAGCGAGCCCCAGCCCCCGTCCATCGGCGTCCCGTTCACCGCGCCACCGGCGACCGGTGAGGGCTCCGACCTCGTGTCCCGGCTGGGCAACTCCCGCACCGCCGGCAGCTGGGTCGACAAGGCCGGGCGGCCCGTCGTCGCGGTCACCGACGACAAGGCGGCGGCCGAGGTGGAGCGGGCCGGCGCTCAGGCCAGGATGGTCGAGCACAGCATGAGCGACCTCAAGTCCGCGGCGGCGACGCTGCGTTCGGCACCCCGGGTCTCCGGAACCTCGTGGGCCATGGACTACAAGAGCAACCAGCTGGTGGTGCGGGGCGACAGCACCGTCTCCTCCTCCGACTGGTCCCGGATGACGAAGATGGCCGAGGGCATCGGATCGTTCGTGCGCATGGAGCGCTCCGAGGGCACGTTCACGACACGGATCAACGGCGCGCAGCCCATCCTGTCGACCGCCGGACGCTGTTCAGCGGGGTTCAACGTGACCGACGGCAAGAGCGACTTCATCCTCACGGCCGGGCACTGCGGGCCCGACGGTTCCGTCTGGTTCGCCGACGACCGTGGCCGGGAACAGGTCGGCACCTCGCTCAGGGGGAGCTTCCCCGGCGACGACTACTCCCTGGTGAAGTACGACGGCGGCCGGGCGGGCAAGGGCGCGGACGTCGTCGCGGTCGGGGACGACAAGGGCGTGCGGATCACGGGCGTCGCCGATGCGGAGGTCGGGCAGAAGATCTTCCGCAGTGGCAGCACCAGCGGGCTGCGCGAGGGGGAGGTGACCGCGCTCAACGCGACGGTCAACTACCCCGAGGGCACGGTCACCGGCCTCATCGAGACGAACGTGTGCGCCGAACCGGGCGACAGCGGAGGCCCGATGTTCGCCGACGGTGTCGCGCTCGGCGTGACGTCGGGGGGCAGCGGGGACTGCACGGCGGGCGGTACGACGTTCTTCCAGCCGGTGACGAAGGCGCTGACCGAGCTCGGGGTCAAGCTGATCGTGGCGAAGTCGTCCGGTGGCACGGGTGCCGCTCCCGCGCCGTCCGCGTCGCAGGGCGCGGCCTCGCCGGGTGCGTCGGCGCCGATCACGGGCACGGACGTGTCGACGCTGCTGAGCCGTCTCACCGACCCGCGCAACGTGGGCCCCGGCATGCTCGTGATCGGGGGCAGCCTCGTCGCGCTGGTGGCGACGCGGTGGATCCGCGCGGAGCAGGACCGCAAGGCGTACCGGCAGTACTACTCGGCCACTTGGGGATGATGCCGCCGCGTGGCCGGCCGACGCGTGGCGTGCCGGTCAGCCCAGCGTGAGGAGCACGGTCGCGATGCCCGCCGCCAGCAGCCCCACCACCTGACGGCGGCTGATCCGCTCGCGCAACAGGGCGAGGCCCAGCAGGACGAGGACCCCGCACAGCACGGGACAGCGCGACCCCGGTGACCGCGCTCACGGGCACGTGCCCTTGGACGAGGGTCCGATGCCTCGGCAACGAGGGCCCGAGCGTCGGTGGGCCGGGACGAAGGTCAGGCCGCGGGCGCCGACTGGGGGGCCGCGGTGGCCCACTCCAGGACGAGCCGCTGGTATACCTCACGCTGCTCGACGCTCAGTGTCCCGCCCGACCGGCGCCACAACGCGCGGATCTCCTCGTTGACCTCGTCAGCCGATCGCTCGGATGATGATTCAACAGTGGTGGACATGCTGTGAAGCATACGTCGCCACACGTGAAGGTGATGTGAGTAATGATGAACTAAACGGTCATTTCGGACAGTGTCACTGATCACGTCCATCTCCCGGTAAACGTGAGGCTGTTCACATCAGCCACCTGCGAGTACCTTTCGCCGCCCGCAAGTTCGCCGACGTTCACGCTTCGGCCGACCCCAGCACCAGCACCTTGATGGCCAACACGGCCGCGCCACGGGCCCAGTCGTGGAAGTCGGACACCTTCGTCTCCAGGGCGACCGGGGCGGCCAGCGGGTGCCGCAGATCACGCACCGTCTCCTCGACGGTCTTGCCGGCCACGTCCATCAGCCCCACCCCCTCCCCCGCGAGCAGGATCTTCTGCGGCATGACGAAGTTGGAGATCTGCGCGACGAGCGTCCCCAGGGCACGTGCCGCCTCGTCGACGACCCGGGCAGGCATCGGGTCCCCCGCGGCGGCCAGGGCCAGGATCTCCTCGTAGCCGCGGTCGATGCCGGTGGCGGCCCGGATCTGGTAGCGGATGCTGGGGATGGTCAGCAGCGAGACGGCGCTGCCGCGCCTGCCGTCCGGGGTGAGCGGCCCGTTGGAGTCGACGATCCAGTGCCTGCCGAATCCGCGGTCCTCCTCCGCGAAGGGCACCCGCTTGCCGCCCAGGACGAGCCCGTAGCCGATCCCGGCACCGATGGTGAGGACGACGAAGCGGTCCAGGCCCCGTCCGGCGCCGAACCACGTCTCGGCCTCCACCAGGGCGGCGACGTCGTTCTCGACGACGACCGGCAGCCCGGTGCGCTCCTCGACGAGGTCGGCCAGGGGGACGTCCCGCCACAGCAGGAAGGGGGACTCCCCGACCACGGCGCGGTCCTGGACGAAGCCGCCGACCCCGATGCCGATCCCGGCGAGGCGGGGGTGCCCCTTGGCGAGTTGGACCGTCATCTCGGCCAGCACGTCGGCGACTTCGGCCGGGTCGTGGGTGGTGAGCGGGCGGTCGTGGCGGGCGACGACATGGCTCCGCAGCGTGGTGACGACGCCGTAGACCGTGTCCTCGGTGATCTTGAAGCCGAGGAAGAAGCCCGAGTCGGCGACGACGTCCAGCGGCTGGGAGGGGCGGCCCTGGCGCGTCTGCGCGGGCGCTCCCGCCTCGGGCACCTCGACCAGCAGGCCCGACTCGATCAGGGGCTTGGTCAGCCGGGTGAGGCTGCCGGCCGACAGGCCCAGCCTGCGGGCGAGTTCGGTGCGCGACAGGGGGCCGTGGACGAGCACTTCGATCGCCACGGAGCGCTCGCCCGCGCTCAGCGGCAGCCAGCCGGCGGTGCCGTCGGTCATGACGGTCCGACTCCCCTCAGTCATTTCTTTCGCACTGAAACCAACATGACCACTCTAGGTCGATGAGGGTTCTTGGGAAAAGATGTTTGCACGCCTCTTGACGCAGTAATTGTTTCGCACCAAAAGTAAGTGCCGCCAGAGGACGAGCCGCCGCAGCGAGGGAGTCTCCCGATGACCATCGCCTCCAGCAGTCCTCCTTCACGTCTGCCCACGGGCGGCGCGGCGGAGGCCCGCAGCAGGACCTGGACGGAGCAGGGGGTGTCCGGCGAGGACCGGGGGGACGGCCGGCTGGCCTCGCTGTTCATCGGGCCGGCCCTGCTCGGTTTCCTGGTCTTCCTGCTCTGGCCGACGCTCCGGGGCATCTATCTGAGCTTCACCCGCTTCAACCTGCTGACGCCGGCGGAGTGGGTGGGCCTGGACAACTACGTCCGCATGGTCAACGACCCCATCTTCTGGGACTCCCTGTGGGTCACCGTCGAGTACGTCTTCATCAACATCGGCGTCCAGACGGTCGCCGCGCTCGCCACCGCCGTCCTGCTCCAGCGACTGACCCGGTCGGCGATGCTGCGCGGGATCGTGCTGACGCCGTATCTGATGTCGAACGTCGTCGCCGGTCTGGTCTGGCTGTGGATCCTCGACACCCAGCTCGGCATCGGCAACCAGATCATCAGCGGCCTCGGTGTGGACCGCATCCCGTTCCTCGCCGACGAGACCTGGGCGATCCCGACGATCGCGCTCATCAACGTGTGGCGGCACGTGGGGTACACCGCCCTGCTGCTGTTCGCCGGTCTGCAGGCCATCCCGAACGACATGTACGAGGCGGCCCGGGTGGACGGCGCGAGCGAGTGGCGGATGTTCTGGCGGATCACCATGCCGCTGCTGCGGCCGGTGCTCGCGGTCGTGCTGATCATGACGGTGATCGGGTCGTTCCAGGTCTTCGACACCGTCGCCGTGACCACCGCGGGCGGCCCGGCGAACGCGACCAACGTCCTGCAGTACTACATCTACGGCTCGGCGTTCGGCCGCTTCCAGTTCGGCTACGCCTCGGCCATGTCCGTCGCCCTGCTGGTCGTGCTGAGCGCGATCACCGTCCTGCAGTACCGGCTCACCCGGGCCGGCCGGACCGACCTCGGCTGAGAAGGGAGACACCGCCATGACCACCGTGACGACGACACCGCCGACGACCCTGCGGCCGGTCCGGCGCAGGTTCCCCTTCGGGCGGGCCGCCGCCTGGACCGTGATGGGACTGATCGTCCTCATCACCCTGCTGCCGTTCTACTGGATCCTGCGCACCGCGCTGTCCACCAACGCGGGTCTGAACGCCGACCCGGCCAACCCGCTGCCGGCCGGCCTGACGACCAGCGGCTTCGAACGCGCCCTCGGACTGCAGTCGGCCGAGGAGGCCGTCGCACAGGGCGGCGCGGGCGGCGGACTGGACTTCTGGCGCTACCTGCTCAATTCGGTGCTGGTCTCGACCCTGATCACCGGCTGTCAGATCTTCTTCAGCGCGATGGCCGCCTACGCCTTCTCGCGGCTGCGCTGGCGGGGCCGTGACAAGGTGTTCGGGCTGTTCCTGGCCGGGATGATGGTGCCGGCCATCTTCACCCTGCTGCCGAACTTCGTGCTGATCAAGCAACTGCACCTGATCGACACGCTTCTCGGCATCGCGCTGCCCACCATGTTCATGACGCCGTTCGCGGTGTTCTTCCTGCGGCAGTTCTTCATGAACATCCCCAAGGAGGTCGAGGAGGCCGCGCTGCTCGACGGCGCCGGGAAGGTCAAGATCTTCTTCCGGGTGGTGCTGCCGATGGCGTCCACGCCGATCATCACCCTCGGCGTGCTGACGTACATCACCTCCTGGAACGACTACTTCTGGCCGCTGATGGTCTCCTACAGCGACAGCTCACGCGTGCTGACCGTGGCGCTCGCGGTCTTCCGGGCGCAGACCCCGCAGACCGGCGTCGACTGGTCCGGGCTCATGGCCGCCACGCTGATCGCCGCGCTGCCGATGCTGGTGCTGTTCGCCTGCTTCGCCCGCCGCATCGTCAGCTCCATCGGCTTCACCGGGATCAAGTAAGGGGACTGTGATGCGAATTCGATTCCGTCCGCTCATCGCGGCGACCGGAGCGCTGGCGCTGTCCCTGGTCAGCGGGTGCGCGCAGTCGGGCGCCGCCGGTTCCTCCGCCCACACGGTCACGTACTGGCTGTGGGACGCCAACCAGCTGCCCGCCTACCAGGAGTGCGCGAAGGGGTTCGAGAAGGAGAACCCCGGGCTGAAGGTGAAGATCACGCAGTTGGGCTGGAGCGACTACTGGACCAAGCTCACCGCCGGGTTCATCGCGGGTACCGCGCCGGACGTCTTCACCGACCACATCCAGAACTTCGGCCAGTTCGCCGACCTGAAGGTCCTCGAACCGCTCGACGACCTCGGTATCGAGGACTCCGACTACCAGCCGGGCCTCGCCGCCAACTGGGTCGGCCAGGACGGCCACCGCTACGGCGCTCCGAAGGACTGGGACACCGTCGCGCTGTTCTACAACCAGAAGA
The Streptomyces tuirus genome window above contains:
- a CDS encoding carbohydrate ABC transporter permease, with translation MTIASSSPPSRLPTGGAAEARSRTWTEQGVSGEDRGDGRLASLFIGPALLGFLVFLLWPTLRGIYLSFTRFNLLTPAEWVGLDNYVRMVNDPIFWDSLWVTVEYVFINIGVQTVAALATAVLLQRLTRSAMLRGIVLTPYLMSNVVAGLVWLWILDTQLGIGNQIISGLGVDRIPFLADETWAIPTIALINVWRHVGYTALLLFAGLQAIPNDMYEAARVDGASEWRMFWRITMPLLRPVLAVVLIMTVIGSFQVFDTVAVTTAGGPANATNVLQYYIYGSAFGRFQFGYASAMSVALLVVLSAITVLQYRLTRAGRTDLG
- a CDS encoding ROK family transcriptional regulator — protein: MTDGTAGWLPLSAGERSVAIEVLVHGPLSRTELARRLGLSAGSLTRLTKPLIESGLLVEVPEAGAPAQTRQGRPSQPLDVVADSGFFLGFKITEDTVYGVVTTLRSHVVARHDRPLTTHDPAEVADVLAEMTVQLAKGHPRLAGIGIGVGGFVQDRAVVGESPFLLWRDVPLADLVEERTGLPVVVENDVAALVEAETWFGAGRGLDRFVVLTIGAGIGYGLVLGGKRVPFAEEDRGFGRHWIVDSNGPLTPDGRRGSAVSLLTIPSIRYQIRAATGIDRGYEEILALAAAGDPMPARVVDEAARALGTLVAQISNFVMPQKILLAGEGVGLMDVAGKTVEETVRDLRHPLAAPVALETKVSDFHDWARGAAVLAIKVLVLGSAEA
- a CDS encoding S1 family peptidase, which translates into the protein MRHARRRVVRRVTRLAAVGGLLLGGAMVTNAVASEPQPPSIGVPFTAPPATGEGSDLVSRLGNSRTAGSWVDKAGRPVVAVTDDKAAAEVERAGAQARMVEHSMSDLKSAAATLRSAPRVSGTSWAMDYKSNQLVVRGDSTVSSSDWSRMTKMAEGIGSFVRMERSEGTFTTRINGAQPILSTAGRCSAGFNVTDGKSDFILTAGHCGPDGSVWFADDRGREQVGTSLRGSFPGDDYSLVKYDGGRAGKGADVVAVGDDKGVRITGVADAEVGQKIFRSGSTSGLREGEVTALNATVNYPEGTVTGLIETNVCAEPGDSGGPMFADGVALGVTSGGSGDCTAGGTTFFQPVTKALTELGVKLIVAKSSGGTGAAPAPSASQGAASPGASAPITGTDVSTLLSRLTDPRNVGPGMLVIGGSLVALVATRWIRAEQDRKAYRQYYSATWG
- a CDS encoding carbohydrate ABC transporter permease, with product MTTVTTTPPTTLRPVRRRFPFGRAAAWTVMGLIVLITLLPFYWILRTALSTNAGLNADPANPLPAGLTTSGFERALGLQSAEEAVAQGGAGGGLDFWRYLLNSVLVSTLITGCQIFFSAMAAYAFSRLRWRGRDKVFGLFLAGMMVPAIFTLLPNFVLIKQLHLIDTLLGIALPTMFMTPFAVFFLRQFFMNIPKEVEEAALLDGAGKVKIFFRVVLPMASTPIITLGVLTYITSWNDYFWPLMVSYSDSSRVLTVALAVFRAQTPQTGVDWSGLMAATLIAALPMLVLFACFARRIVSSIGFTGIK